The Vibrio navarrensis genome has a segment encoding these proteins:
- the mscS gene encoding small-conductance mechanosensitive channel MscS, with the protein MAGESVGIETPLVDSLAQAETWLTNNSDLFIQYGVNIISAIIILFIGNMIVKAVANSVAKVLESKQMDKAVVQFIHGLVRYLLFVIVLIAALGRLGVQTASVVAVIGAAGLAIGLALQGSLSNFAAGVLIVAFRPFKSGDYVEVGGVAGSVEAIQIFQTVLKTPDNKMVVVPNSSVIGGPITNYSRHETRRVDMVIGVSYKSDLKKTKQVLRETLEKDPRILKDPDITIGVHTLADSSVNFVVRPWVKTADYWPVYFDNMQAIKEALDANGIEIPFPQMDVHLNKMN; encoded by the coding sequence ATGGCAGGTGAATCTGTGGGGATTGAAACTCCACTTGTAGACAGTCTGGCACAGGCTGAAACTTGGCTGACGAACAACTCAGACCTATTTATTCAATACGGCGTGAATATTATTTCCGCCATCATTATTCTGTTCATTGGTAACATGATAGTGAAAGCGGTGGCAAACAGCGTCGCGAAAGTACTTGAAAGCAAACAGATGGATAAGGCAGTCGTGCAGTTTATTCACGGCTTAGTGCGTTACCTCTTGTTTGTCATTGTGCTGATTGCTGCTCTTGGCCGTCTTGGCGTGCAGACTGCTTCCGTGGTGGCTGTGATTGGTGCCGCTGGTTTAGCGATTGGTTTGGCTTTGCAAGGTTCCTTGTCCAACTTTGCCGCAGGTGTGCTGATTGTCGCTTTCCGTCCTTTCAAGTCGGGCGATTATGTTGAAGTGGGTGGCGTTGCAGGCAGCGTTGAAGCGATCCAGATTTTTCAAACAGTACTCAAAACGCCAGACAACAAAATGGTGGTGGTACCTAACTCATCGGTGATTGGCGGACCAATCACAAACTATTCTCGTCACGAAACACGCCGTGTAGATATGGTGATTGGCGTTTCTTACAAATCGGATCTGAAGAAAACCAAACAGGTGTTGCGTGAAACCTTGGAAAAGGATCCGCGTATTTTGAAAGATCCAGATATCACTATTGGGGTACACACGCTGGCGGACTCATCTGTTAACTTCGTTGTGCGTCCTTGGGTGAAAACCGCAGATTACTGGCCAGTCTACTTTGACAATATGCAGGCGATTAAAGAGGCGTTGGATGCCAACGGTATCGAGATCCCATTCCCACAAATGGATGTTCACTTAAACAAAATGAACTAA
- the fbaA gene encoding class II fructose-bisphosphate aldolase, with product MSKIFDFVKPGVISGDDVQKVFQVAKENNFALPAVNCVNTDSVNGVLEAAAKVKAPVIVQFSNGGAAFFAGKGVKLEGQGAQILGAVAGAKYVHAVAEAYGVPVILHTDHAAKKLLPWIDGLLDAGEEFFAQTGKPLFSSHMLDLSEESLEENVETCAKYLERMAKMNMTIEIELGCTGGEEDGVDNSDMDSSELYTSPEDVAYAYEKLNAVSHRFTIAASFGNVHGVYKPGNVVLTPTILRDSQAYVSEKFGLPANSLNFVFHGGSGSTEAEIKESISYGVIKMNIDTDTQWATWDGIRKYEAENHDYLQGQIGNPTGEDAPNKKYYDPRVWLRAGQASMVARLEKAFADLNAVDVL from the coding sequence ATGTCTAAGATCTTCGATTTCGTAAAACCTGGTGTTATCTCTGGTGATGACGTACAAAAAGTATTTCAAGTAGCTAAAGAGAACAACTTCGCTCTTCCAGCAGTGAACTGTGTGAACACAGATTCTGTTAACGGTGTACTAGAAGCGGCTGCGAAAGTGAAAGCACCAGTTATCGTTCAGTTCTCTAACGGTGGCGCGGCTTTCTTCGCAGGTAAAGGCGTTAAACTGGAAGGTCAAGGCGCACAAATTCTTGGTGCAGTAGCGGGCGCGAAATACGTTCACGCTGTCGCTGAAGCATACGGTGTGCCAGTGATTCTGCACACTGACCACGCGGCTAAGAAACTTCTACCATGGATCGACGGTCTGCTAGACGCTGGTGAAGAGTTCTTCGCTCAAACTGGTAAGCCTCTATTCTCTTCTCACATGCTAGACCTTTCTGAAGAGTCTCTAGAAGAGAACGTTGAAACCTGTGCTAAATACCTAGAGCGCATGGCGAAAATGAACATGACAATCGAGATCGAACTGGGTTGTACTGGTGGTGAAGAAGATGGCGTTGATAACTCAGATATGGACTCTTCTGAGCTGTACACTTCTCCTGAAGACGTTGCTTACGCATACGAGAAATTGAACGCAGTGAGCCACCGTTTCACTATCGCGGCTTCTTTCGGTAACGTACACGGCGTTTACAAGCCAGGTAACGTTGTTCTGACTCCAACTATCCTACGTGATTCTCAAGCGTACGTTTCTGAGAAATTCGGTCTTCCAGCGAACTCTCTGAACTTCGTATTCCACGGCGGTTCTGGTTCTACTGAAGCAGAAATCAAAGAGTCTATCTCTTACGGTGTGATCAAAATGAACATCGATACCGATACTCAGTGGGCAACTTGGGACGGCATCCGTAAGTACGAAGCCGAAAACCACGATTACCTGCAAGGTCAGATCGGTAACCCAACGGGTGAAGATGCGCCGAACAAGAAGTACTACGATCCACGCGTATGGCTACGTGCTGGTCAGGCTTCTATGGTTGCTCGCCTTGAGAAAGCCTTTGCTGACCTGAACGCAGTAGACGTACTGTAA
- a CDS encoding phosphoglycerate kinase, translated as MSVIKMTDLDLAGKRVFIRADLNVPVKDGKVTSDARIIASLPTIKLCLEAGAKVMVTSHLGRPTEGEYAEEFSLQPVVNYLNDALDCEVKLAKDYLDGLELNAGELVVLENVRFNKGEKKNDEELSKKYAALCDVFVMDAFGTAHRAQASTHGVGMFADVACAGPLLAAELDALGKAMSNPERPLVAIVGGSKVSTKLTVLESLSKIADQLVVGGGIANTFIAAEGHNVGKSLYEADLVETAQKLMKECAIPVATDVACAKAFDENAEAEIKHVSEVQDDDMIFDLGPDSTAALAEIIANAKTILWNGPVGVFEFKNFEAGTKGISEAIAKSPAFSVAGGGDTLAAIDKFGIKADVSYISTGGGAFLEFVEGKVLPAVEMLEARAKA; from the coding sequence ATGTCTGTAATCAAGATGACTGACCTGGATCTCGCAGGTAAACGTGTATTTATCCGTGCTGACCTTAACGTGCCAGTTAAAGATGGCAAAGTCACTTCTGATGCACGTATCATCGCATCTCTGCCAACGATCAAACTGTGCCTAGAAGCGGGCGCGAAAGTGATGGTGACGTCTCACCTAGGCCGTCCTACTGAAGGTGAATACGCAGAAGAATTCTCTCTACAACCTGTTGTGAACTACCTAAACGACGCGCTAGATTGCGAAGTGAAACTGGCGAAAGACTACCTAGACGGTCTTGAGCTAAACGCGGGTGAATTGGTTGTTCTTGAAAACGTTCGCTTTAACAAAGGCGAGAAGAAAAACGACGAAGAACTTTCTAAGAAATACGCGGCACTATGTGACGTATTCGTAATGGATGCATTCGGTACCGCTCACCGTGCGCAAGCATCAACGCACGGCGTTGGCATGTTTGCTGACGTAGCGTGTGCGGGTCCTCTACTGGCTGCTGAACTAGATGCACTAGGTAAAGCGATGAGCAACCCAGAGCGTCCTCTAGTGGCTATCGTTGGTGGTTCTAAAGTTTCTACTAAGCTGACTGTGCTTGAGTCGCTATCAAAAATCGCTGATCAACTGGTTGTTGGTGGTGGTATCGCTAATACTTTCATCGCAGCAGAAGGCCACAATGTAGGTAAATCTCTGTACGAAGCTGACCTAGTGGAAACAGCACAAAAACTGATGAAAGAGTGTGCGATTCCAGTAGCCACTGACGTTGCGTGTGCCAAAGCATTCGATGAGAACGCAGAAGCAGAAATCAAACACGTTTCTGAAGTTCAAGACGATGACATGATCTTCGACCTAGGCCCTGATTCAACGGCAGCACTAGCGGAAATCATCGCAAACGCGAAAACCATTCTTTGGAACGGCCCGGTAGGCGTATTCGAATTCAAAAACTTTGAAGCGGGTACTAAAGGCATTTCTGAAGCGATCGCTAAGTCTCCAGCATTCTCTGTAGCAGGCGGCGGTGACACGCTAGCGGCGATCGACAAGTTCGGTATCAAAGCGGACGTATCTTACATCTCTACTGGCGGCGGTGCGTTCCTTGAGTTCGTAGAAGGTAAAGTACTTCCAGCGGTTGAAATGCTAGAAGCACGCGCTAAAGCTTAA
- the epd gene encoding erythrose-4-phosphate dehydrogenase, whose product MLKVAINGFGRIGRNVLRAVYESGKHQQIKVVAVNELAQPDAMAHLLQYDTSHGRFGKKISNDQEHIYIHHSNGEMDTVRILHLADIDLLPWRDLEVDLVLDCTGVYGSQADGQEHIKAGAKKVLFSHPGANDVDNTIIYGVNHQTLTAQHKVVSNGSCTTNCIVPIIKALDDAFGIESGTITTIHSSMNDQQVIDAYHTDLRRTRAASQSIIPVDTKLHKGIERIFPKFSNKFEAISVRVPTVNVTAMDLSVTINTNVKVNDVNQTIVKASQCTLHGIVDYTEAPLVSIDFNHDPHSAIVDGTQTRVSNGHLVKMLVWCDNEWGFANRMLDTALAMQAAK is encoded by the coding sequence ATGCTAAAAGTTGCGATCAATGGATTTGGACGTATAGGTCGTAATGTTTTAAGAGCCGTGTATGAGAGCGGTAAGCATCAGCAGATCAAGGTGGTGGCGGTGAACGAACTGGCCCAGCCGGATGCCATGGCCCATTTGCTGCAATACGACACCTCGCATGGTCGTTTTGGTAAGAAAATCAGCAATGACCAAGAACACATTTACATTCATCACAGCAACGGTGAAATGGATACGGTGCGTATTCTTCATCTGGCTGACATCGATTTACTCCCTTGGCGTGATTTAGAAGTCGATTTAGTGCTTGATTGTACTGGCGTATACGGCTCGCAAGCCGATGGTCAAGAACACATCAAAGCAGGCGCGAAGAAAGTGCTGTTTTCTCATCCTGGCGCGAACGATGTGGACAACACCATCATCTATGGCGTCAATCATCAAACGCTGACCGCGCAGCACAAAGTTGTGTCTAACGGCTCTTGCACCACCAACTGCATCGTGCCAATTATTAAGGCCCTCGATGATGCTTTTGGCATCGAATCTGGAACCATCACCACCATTCACTCCTCAATGAACGATCAACAGGTGATTGACGCTTACCACACCGATCTGCGCCGTACTCGCGCTGCCAGTCAGTCCATCATTCCTGTGGACACTAAGTTGCATAAAGGAATTGAAAGAATATTCCCGAAATTTTCCAACAAATTTGAAGCTATTTCGGTGCGAGTGCCGACAGTTAACGTCACTGCGATGGATTTGAGCGTCACAATTAATACAAATGTGAAAGTTAATGACGTAAATCAAACCATAGTGAAGGCGTCTCAGTGTACATTACATGGCATTGTTGACTATACTGAAGCGCCATTGGTTTCCATCGATTTCAACCACGATCCGCATAGTGCGATTGTGGATGGAACGCAGACACGAGTCAGTAACGGGCATTTGGTGAAAATGCTGGTGTGGTGCGATAACGAATGGGGCTTTGCGAATCGCATGCTGGATACTGCGCTCGCAATGCAGGCGGCTAAGTAG